The following proteins are co-located in the Callospermophilus lateralis isolate mCalLat2 chromosome 8, mCalLat2.hap1, whole genome shotgun sequence genome:
- the Fgfr3 gene encoding fibroblast growth factor receptor 3 isoform X5: MGAPACALALCVAAAVVAGVASEPPGTEQRVVPRAAEVPGPEPGQQEQLVFGSGDTMELSCDPPGGGPVGPTIWVKDGSGLVSSGRVLVGPQQLQVLNASHEDTGAYSCRQRLTQRVLCHFSVRVTDAPSSGDDEDGEDVAEDTGAPYWTRPERMDKKLLAVPAANTVRFRCPAAGNPTPSISWLKNGKEFRGEHRIGGIKLRHQQWSLVMESVVPSDRGNYTCVVENKFGSIRQTYTLDVLERSPHRPILQAGLPANQTAVLGSDVEFHCKVYSDAQPHIQWLKHVEVNGSKVGPDGTPYVTVLKSWISENVEADARLRLANVSERDGGEYLCRATNFIGVAEKAFWLRVHGPRAAEEELAEADEAGSVYAGVLSYGVGFFLFILLVAAVTLCRLRSPPKKGLGSPTVHTVSRFPLKRQVSLESNSSMNSNTPLVRIARLSSGEGPTLANVSELELPADPKWELSRARLTLGKPLGEGCFGQVVMAEAIGIDKDRAARPVTVAVKMLKDDATDKDLSDLVSEMEMMKMIGRHKNIINLLGACTQGGPLYVLVEYAAKGNLREYLRARRPPGMDYSFHTCRLPEEQLTFKDLVSCAYQVARGMEYLASQKCIHRDLAARNVLVTEDNVMKIADFGLARDVHNLDYYKKTTNGRLPVKWMAPEALFDRVYTHQSDVWSFGVLLWEIFTLGGSPYPGIPVEELFKLLKEGHRMDRPANCTHDLYMIMRECWHAVPSQRPTFKQLVEDLDRILTVTSTDEYLDLSVPFEQYSPGGQDTPSSSSSGDDSVFTHDLLPPAPPSNVGPRT; the protein is encoded by the exons ATGGGCGCCCCGGCCTGCGCCCTCGCACTGTGCGTGGCCGCGGCGGTTGTGGCGGGCGTCGCCTCCGAGCCCCCGGGCACAGAGCAGCGCGTCGTGCCGAGAGCGGCAG AGGTCCCAGGGCCTGAGCCTGGCCAGCAGGAGCAGCTGGTCTTTGGGAGTGGGGACACCATGGAGCTGAGCTGTGACCCACCCGGAGGTGGTCCTGTGGGTCCCACGATTTGGGTCAAGGATGGCTCGGGACTGGTGTCCTCGGGCCGTGTCCTGGTGGGGCCCCAGCAGCTGCAGGTGCTAAATGCCTCGCATGAAGACACTGGGGCCTACAGTTGCCGGCAGCGGCTTACACAGCGCGTGCTGTGCCACTTCAGTGTGCGTGTGACAG ATGCTCCATCCTCTGGAGACGATGAAGACGGGGAGGATGTGGCTGAGGACACAG GGGCCCCTTACTGGACTCGACCAGAGCGGATGGACAAGAAACTGCTGGCAGTGCCGGCTGCCAACACGGTTCGCTTCCGCTGCCCAGCTGCTGGCAACCCCACTCCTTCCATCTCCTGGCTGAAGAACGGCAAGGAGTTCCGAGGGGAGCATCGCATTGGGGGCATCAAG CTGCGTCATCAGCAGTGGAGCCTGGTCATGGAGAGCGTGGTGCCCTCCGACCGCGGCAACTACACCTGCGTGGTGGAGAACAAGTTTGGCAGCATCCGGCAGACGTACACTCTGGACGTGCTGG AGCGCTCCCCGCACCGGCCCATCCTGCAGGCGGGGCTGCCAGCCAACCAGACAGCCGTGCTGGGCAGCGACGTGGAGTTCCACTGCAAGGTGTACAGTGATGCACAGCCCCACATCCAGTGGCTCAAGCACGTGGAGGTGAATGGCAGCAAGGTGGGCCCTGACGGCACGCCCTACGTCACCGTCCTCAAG TCCTGGATCAGTGAGAATGTGGAGGCGGACGCGCGCCTCCGCCTGGCCAATGTGTCGGAGAGGGACGGGGGCGAGTACCTCTGTCGAGCCACCAATTTCATAGGCGTGGCCGAGAAGGCCTTTTGGCTGCGTGTTCATGGGCCCCGAGCAG CGGAGGAGGAGCTGGCAGAGGCAGACGAGGCTGGCAGCGTGTATGCAGGCGTCCTCAGCTACGGGGTGGGCTTCTTCCTCTTCATCCTGCTGGTGGCAGCCGTAACGCTGTGCCGCCTGCGCAGCCCTCCCAAGAAGGGCCTGGGCTCCCCCACTGTGCACACGGTCTCCCGCTTCCCGCTCAAGCGACAG GTATCCTTGGAGTCCAACTCGTCCATGAACTCCAACACACCGCTGGTCCGCATTGCCCGGCTGTCCTCGGGAGAAGGTCCCacgctggctaatgtttctgagCTTGAGTTACCTGCCGACCCCAAATGGGAGCTGTCCCGGGCCCG ATTGACCTTGGGCAAGCCTCTTGGAGAGGGCTGCTTTGGCCAGGTGGTCATGGCAGAGGCCATTGGCATCGACAAGGACCGTGCTGCCAGACCCGTCACAGTGGCGGTGAAAATGCTGAAAG ACGATGCCACTGACAAGGACCTGTCGGACCTGGTGTCGGAGATGGAGATGATGAAGATGATTGGGAGGCACAAGAACATCATCAACCTGCTGGGGGCCTGCACGCAGGGCG GGCCTCTGTACGTGCTGGTGGAGTACGCGGCCAAGGGCAACCTGAGGGAGTACCTTCGGGCGCGGAGGCCGCCGGGCATGGACTACTCcttccacacctgcaggctgcctGAGGAACagctcaccttcaaggacctggtGTCATGTGCCTACCAGGTGGCGCGGGGCATGGAGTATCTGGCATCCCAGAAG TGCATCCACAGAGACCTGGCTGCCCGCAACGTGCTGGTGACTGAGGACAACGTGATGAAGATAGCCGACTTTGGCCTGGCCCGTGATGTGCACAATCTCGACTACTATAAGAAGACCACCAAT GGCCGGCTGCCGGTGAAGTGGATGGCCCCCGAGGCCCTGTTTGATCGGGTCTACACCCACCAGAGTGATGT CTGGTCCTTTGGGGTCCTGCTCTGGGAGATCTTCACCCTGGGGGGCTCGCCGTACCCCGGCATACCCGTGGAGGAGCTTTTCAAGCTGCTGAAGGAGGGCCACCGCATGGACAGGCCAGCCAACTGCACACACGACCT GTACATGATCATGCGTGAGTGCTGGCACGCAGTGCCCTCCCAAAGGCCTACCTTCAAACAACTGGTTGAGGACCTGGACCGCATCCTCACCGTGACGTCCACTGAT GAGTACCTGGACCTGTCAGTGCCCTTTGAGCAGTACTCGCCAGGTGGCCAAGACACCCCCAGTTCCAGCTCCTCAGGGGACGACTCTGTGTTTACCCATGACCTGCTGCCCCCAGCTCCACCCAGCAATGTGGGCCCTCGGACGTGA
- the Fgfr3 gene encoding fibroblast growth factor receptor 3 isoform X1, producing the protein MGAPACALALCVAAAVVAGVASEPPGTEQRVVPRAAEVPGPEPGQQEQLVFGSGDTMELSCDPPGGGPVGPTIWVKDGSGLVSSGRVLVGPQQLQVLNASHEDTGAYSCRQRLTQRVLCHFSVRVTDAPSSGDDEDGEDVAEDTGAPYWTRPERMDKKLLAVPAANTVRFRCPAAGNPTPSISWLKNGKEFRGEHRIGGIKLRHQQWSLVMESVVPSDRGNYTCVVENKFGSIRQTYTLDVLERSPHRPILQAGLPANQTAVLGSDVEFHCKVYSDAQPHIQWLKHVEVNGSKVGPDGTPYVTVLKTAGANTTDKELEVLSLRNVTFEDAGEYTCLAGNSIGFSHHSAWLAVLPAEEELAEADEAGSVYAGVLSYGVGFFLFILLVAAVTLCRLRSPPKKGLGSPTVHTVSRFPLKRQQVSLESNSSMNSNTPLVRIARLSSGEGPTLANVSELELPADPKWELSRARLTLGKPLGEGCFGQVVMAEAIGIDKDRAARPVTVAVKMLKDDATDKDLSDLVSEMEMMKMIGRHKNIINLLGACTQGGPLYVLVEYAAKGNLREYLRARRPPGMDYSFHTCRLPEEQLTFKDLVSCAYQVARGMEYLASQKCIHRDLAARNVLVTEDNVMKIADFGLARDVHNLDYYKKTTNGRLPVKWMAPEALFDRVYTHQSDVWSFGVLLWEIFTLGGSPYPGIPVEELFKLLKEGHRMDRPANCTHDLYMIMRECWHAVPSQRPTFKQLVEDLDRILTVTSTDEYLDLSVPFEQYSPGGQDTPSSSSSGDDSVFTHDLLPPAPPSNVGPRT; encoded by the exons ATGGGCGCCCCGGCCTGCGCCCTCGCACTGTGCGTGGCCGCGGCGGTTGTGGCGGGCGTCGCCTCCGAGCCCCCGGGCACAGAGCAGCGCGTCGTGCCGAGAGCGGCAG AGGTCCCAGGGCCTGAGCCTGGCCAGCAGGAGCAGCTGGTCTTTGGGAGTGGGGACACCATGGAGCTGAGCTGTGACCCACCCGGAGGTGGTCCTGTGGGTCCCACGATTTGGGTCAAGGATGGCTCGGGACTGGTGTCCTCGGGCCGTGTCCTGGTGGGGCCCCAGCAGCTGCAGGTGCTAAATGCCTCGCATGAAGACACTGGGGCCTACAGTTGCCGGCAGCGGCTTACACAGCGCGTGCTGTGCCACTTCAGTGTGCGTGTGACAG ATGCTCCATCCTCTGGAGACGATGAAGACGGGGAGGATGTGGCTGAGGACACAG GGGCCCCTTACTGGACTCGACCAGAGCGGATGGACAAGAAACTGCTGGCAGTGCCGGCTGCCAACACGGTTCGCTTCCGCTGCCCAGCTGCTGGCAACCCCACTCCTTCCATCTCCTGGCTGAAGAACGGCAAGGAGTTCCGAGGGGAGCATCGCATTGGGGGCATCAAG CTGCGTCATCAGCAGTGGAGCCTGGTCATGGAGAGCGTGGTGCCCTCCGACCGCGGCAACTACACCTGCGTGGTGGAGAACAAGTTTGGCAGCATCCGGCAGACGTACACTCTGGACGTGCTGG AGCGCTCCCCGCACCGGCCCATCCTGCAGGCGGGGCTGCCAGCCAACCAGACAGCCGTGCTGGGCAGCGACGTGGAGTTCCACTGCAAGGTGTACAGTGATGCACAGCCCCACATCCAGTGGCTCAAGCACGTGGAGGTGAATGGCAGCAAGGTGGGCCCTGACGGCACGCCCTACGTCACCGTCCTCAAG ACGGCGGGCGCTAACACCACCGACAAGGAGCTAGAGGTTCTATCCTTGCGCAATGTCACCTTTGAGGACGCGGGGGAGTACACCTGCCTGGCGGGCAATTCTATCGGGTTTTCCCATCACTCTGCGTGGCTGGCGGTGCTGCCAG CGGAGGAGGAGCTGGCAGAGGCAGACGAGGCTGGCAGCGTGTATGCAGGCGTCCTCAGCTACGGGGTGGGCTTCTTCCTCTTCATCCTGCTGGTGGCAGCCGTAACGCTGTGCCGCCTGCGCAGCCCTCCCAAGAAGGGCCTGGGCTCCCCCACTGTGCACACGGTCTCCCGCTTCCCGCTCAAGCGACAG CAGGTATCCTTGGAGTCCAACTCGTCCATGAACTCCAACACACCGCTGGTCCGCATTGCCCGGCTGTCCTCGGGAGAAGGTCCCacgctggctaatgtttctgagCTTGAGTTACCTGCCGACCCCAAATGGGAGCTGTCCCGGGCCCG ATTGACCTTGGGCAAGCCTCTTGGAGAGGGCTGCTTTGGCCAGGTGGTCATGGCAGAGGCCATTGGCATCGACAAGGACCGTGCTGCCAGACCCGTCACAGTGGCGGTGAAAATGCTGAAAG ACGATGCCACTGACAAGGACCTGTCGGACCTGGTGTCGGAGATGGAGATGATGAAGATGATTGGGAGGCACAAGAACATCATCAACCTGCTGGGGGCCTGCACGCAGGGCG GGCCTCTGTACGTGCTGGTGGAGTACGCGGCCAAGGGCAACCTGAGGGAGTACCTTCGGGCGCGGAGGCCGCCGGGCATGGACTACTCcttccacacctgcaggctgcctGAGGAACagctcaccttcaaggacctggtGTCATGTGCCTACCAGGTGGCGCGGGGCATGGAGTATCTGGCATCCCAGAAG TGCATCCACAGAGACCTGGCTGCCCGCAACGTGCTGGTGACTGAGGACAACGTGATGAAGATAGCCGACTTTGGCCTGGCCCGTGATGTGCACAATCTCGACTACTATAAGAAGACCACCAAT GGCCGGCTGCCGGTGAAGTGGATGGCCCCCGAGGCCCTGTTTGATCGGGTCTACACCCACCAGAGTGATGT CTGGTCCTTTGGGGTCCTGCTCTGGGAGATCTTCACCCTGGGGGGCTCGCCGTACCCCGGCATACCCGTGGAGGAGCTTTTCAAGCTGCTGAAGGAGGGCCACCGCATGGACAGGCCAGCCAACTGCACACACGACCT GTACATGATCATGCGTGAGTGCTGGCACGCAGTGCCCTCCCAAAGGCCTACCTTCAAACAACTGGTTGAGGACCTGGACCGCATCCTCACCGTGACGTCCACTGAT GAGTACCTGGACCTGTCAGTGCCCTTTGAGCAGTACTCGCCAGGTGGCCAAGACACCCCCAGTTCCAGCTCCTCAGGGGACGACTCTGTGTTTACCCATGACCTGCTGCCCCCAGCTCCACCCAGCAATGTGGGCCCTCGGACGTGA
- the Fgfr3 gene encoding fibroblast growth factor receptor 3 isoform X2, whose amino-acid sequence MGAPACALALCVAAAVVAGVASEPPGTEQRVVPRAAEVPGPEPGQQEQLVFGSGDTMELSCDPPGGGPVGPTIWVKDGSGLVSSGRVLVGPQQLQVLNASHEDTGAYSCRQRLTQRVLCHFSVRVTDAPSSGDDEDGEDVAEDTGAPYWTRPERMDKKLLAVPAANTVRFRCPAAGNPTPSISWLKNGKEFRGEHRIGGIKLRHQQWSLVMESVVPSDRGNYTCVVENKFGSIRQTYTLDVLERSPHRPILQAGLPANQTAVLGSDVEFHCKVYSDAQPHIQWLKHVEVNGSKVGPDGTPYVTVLKTAGANTTDKELEVLSLRNVTFEDAGEYTCLAGNSIGFSHHSAWLAVLPAEEELAEADEAGSVYAGVLSYGVGFFLFILLVAAVTLCRLRSPPKKGLGSPTVHTVSRFPLKRQVSLESNSSMNSNTPLVRIARLSSGEGPTLANVSELELPADPKWELSRARLTLGKPLGEGCFGQVVMAEAIGIDKDRAARPVTVAVKMLKDDATDKDLSDLVSEMEMMKMIGRHKNIINLLGACTQGGPLYVLVEYAAKGNLREYLRARRPPGMDYSFHTCRLPEEQLTFKDLVSCAYQVARGMEYLASQKCIHRDLAARNVLVTEDNVMKIADFGLARDVHNLDYYKKTTNGRLPVKWMAPEALFDRVYTHQSDVWSFGVLLWEIFTLGGSPYPGIPVEELFKLLKEGHRMDRPANCTHDLYMIMRECWHAVPSQRPTFKQLVEDLDRILTVTSTDEYLDLSVPFEQYSPGGQDTPSSSSSGDDSVFTHDLLPPAPPSNVGPRT is encoded by the exons ATGGGCGCCCCGGCCTGCGCCCTCGCACTGTGCGTGGCCGCGGCGGTTGTGGCGGGCGTCGCCTCCGAGCCCCCGGGCACAGAGCAGCGCGTCGTGCCGAGAGCGGCAG AGGTCCCAGGGCCTGAGCCTGGCCAGCAGGAGCAGCTGGTCTTTGGGAGTGGGGACACCATGGAGCTGAGCTGTGACCCACCCGGAGGTGGTCCTGTGGGTCCCACGATTTGGGTCAAGGATGGCTCGGGACTGGTGTCCTCGGGCCGTGTCCTGGTGGGGCCCCAGCAGCTGCAGGTGCTAAATGCCTCGCATGAAGACACTGGGGCCTACAGTTGCCGGCAGCGGCTTACACAGCGCGTGCTGTGCCACTTCAGTGTGCGTGTGACAG ATGCTCCATCCTCTGGAGACGATGAAGACGGGGAGGATGTGGCTGAGGACACAG GGGCCCCTTACTGGACTCGACCAGAGCGGATGGACAAGAAACTGCTGGCAGTGCCGGCTGCCAACACGGTTCGCTTCCGCTGCCCAGCTGCTGGCAACCCCACTCCTTCCATCTCCTGGCTGAAGAACGGCAAGGAGTTCCGAGGGGAGCATCGCATTGGGGGCATCAAG CTGCGTCATCAGCAGTGGAGCCTGGTCATGGAGAGCGTGGTGCCCTCCGACCGCGGCAACTACACCTGCGTGGTGGAGAACAAGTTTGGCAGCATCCGGCAGACGTACACTCTGGACGTGCTGG AGCGCTCCCCGCACCGGCCCATCCTGCAGGCGGGGCTGCCAGCCAACCAGACAGCCGTGCTGGGCAGCGACGTGGAGTTCCACTGCAAGGTGTACAGTGATGCACAGCCCCACATCCAGTGGCTCAAGCACGTGGAGGTGAATGGCAGCAAGGTGGGCCCTGACGGCACGCCCTACGTCACCGTCCTCAAG ACGGCGGGCGCTAACACCACCGACAAGGAGCTAGAGGTTCTATCCTTGCGCAATGTCACCTTTGAGGACGCGGGGGAGTACACCTGCCTGGCGGGCAATTCTATCGGGTTTTCCCATCACTCTGCGTGGCTGGCGGTGCTGCCAG CGGAGGAGGAGCTGGCAGAGGCAGACGAGGCTGGCAGCGTGTATGCAGGCGTCCTCAGCTACGGGGTGGGCTTCTTCCTCTTCATCCTGCTGGTGGCAGCCGTAACGCTGTGCCGCCTGCGCAGCCCTCCCAAGAAGGGCCTGGGCTCCCCCACTGTGCACACGGTCTCCCGCTTCCCGCTCAAGCGACAG GTATCCTTGGAGTCCAACTCGTCCATGAACTCCAACACACCGCTGGTCCGCATTGCCCGGCTGTCCTCGGGAGAAGGTCCCacgctggctaatgtttctgagCTTGAGTTACCTGCCGACCCCAAATGGGAGCTGTCCCGGGCCCG ATTGACCTTGGGCAAGCCTCTTGGAGAGGGCTGCTTTGGCCAGGTGGTCATGGCAGAGGCCATTGGCATCGACAAGGACCGTGCTGCCAGACCCGTCACAGTGGCGGTGAAAATGCTGAAAG ACGATGCCACTGACAAGGACCTGTCGGACCTGGTGTCGGAGATGGAGATGATGAAGATGATTGGGAGGCACAAGAACATCATCAACCTGCTGGGGGCCTGCACGCAGGGCG GGCCTCTGTACGTGCTGGTGGAGTACGCGGCCAAGGGCAACCTGAGGGAGTACCTTCGGGCGCGGAGGCCGCCGGGCATGGACTACTCcttccacacctgcaggctgcctGAGGAACagctcaccttcaaggacctggtGTCATGTGCCTACCAGGTGGCGCGGGGCATGGAGTATCTGGCATCCCAGAAG TGCATCCACAGAGACCTGGCTGCCCGCAACGTGCTGGTGACTGAGGACAACGTGATGAAGATAGCCGACTTTGGCCTGGCCCGTGATGTGCACAATCTCGACTACTATAAGAAGACCACCAAT GGCCGGCTGCCGGTGAAGTGGATGGCCCCCGAGGCCCTGTTTGATCGGGTCTACACCCACCAGAGTGATGT CTGGTCCTTTGGGGTCCTGCTCTGGGAGATCTTCACCCTGGGGGGCTCGCCGTACCCCGGCATACCCGTGGAGGAGCTTTTCAAGCTGCTGAAGGAGGGCCACCGCATGGACAGGCCAGCCAACTGCACACACGACCT GTACATGATCATGCGTGAGTGCTGGCACGCAGTGCCCTCCCAAAGGCCTACCTTCAAACAACTGGTTGAGGACCTGGACCGCATCCTCACCGTGACGTCCACTGAT GAGTACCTGGACCTGTCAGTGCCCTTTGAGCAGTACTCGCCAGGTGGCCAAGACACCCCCAGTTCCAGCTCCTCAGGGGACGACTCTGTGTTTACCCATGACCTGCTGCCCCCAGCTCCACCCAGCAATGTGGGCCCTCGGACGTGA
- the Fgfr3 gene encoding fibroblast growth factor receptor 3 isoform X3 → MGAPACALALCVAAAVVAGVASEPPGTEQRVVPRAAEVPGPEPGQQEQLVFGSGDTMELSCDPPGGGPVGPTIWVKDGSGLVSSGRVLVGPQQLQVLNASHEDTGAYSCRQRLTQRVLCHFSVRVTGAPYWTRPERMDKKLLAVPAANTVRFRCPAAGNPTPSISWLKNGKEFRGEHRIGGIKLRHQQWSLVMESVVPSDRGNYTCVVENKFGSIRQTYTLDVLERSPHRPILQAGLPANQTAVLGSDVEFHCKVYSDAQPHIQWLKHVEVNGSKVGPDGTPYVTVLKTAGANTTDKELEVLSLRNVTFEDAGEYTCLAGNSIGFSHHSAWLAVLPAEEELAEADEAGSVYAGVLSYGVGFFLFILLVAAVTLCRLRSPPKKGLGSPTVHTVSRFPLKRQQVSLESNSSMNSNTPLVRIARLSSGEGPTLANVSELELPADPKWELSRARLTLGKPLGEGCFGQVVMAEAIGIDKDRAARPVTVAVKMLKDDATDKDLSDLVSEMEMMKMIGRHKNIINLLGACTQGGPLYVLVEYAAKGNLREYLRARRPPGMDYSFHTCRLPEEQLTFKDLVSCAYQVARGMEYLASQKCIHRDLAARNVLVTEDNVMKIADFGLARDVHNLDYYKKTTNGRLPVKWMAPEALFDRVYTHQSDVWSFGVLLWEIFTLGGSPYPGIPVEELFKLLKEGHRMDRPANCTHDLYMIMRECWHAVPSQRPTFKQLVEDLDRILTVTSTDEYLDLSVPFEQYSPGGQDTPSSSSSGDDSVFTHDLLPPAPPSNVGPRT, encoded by the exons ATGGGCGCCCCGGCCTGCGCCCTCGCACTGTGCGTGGCCGCGGCGGTTGTGGCGGGCGTCGCCTCCGAGCCCCCGGGCACAGAGCAGCGCGTCGTGCCGAGAGCGGCAG AGGTCCCAGGGCCTGAGCCTGGCCAGCAGGAGCAGCTGGTCTTTGGGAGTGGGGACACCATGGAGCTGAGCTGTGACCCACCCGGAGGTGGTCCTGTGGGTCCCACGATTTGGGTCAAGGATGGCTCGGGACTGGTGTCCTCGGGCCGTGTCCTGGTGGGGCCCCAGCAGCTGCAGGTGCTAAATGCCTCGCATGAAGACACTGGGGCCTACAGTTGCCGGCAGCGGCTTACACAGCGCGTGCTGTGCCACTTCAGTGTGCGTGTGACAG GGGCCCCTTACTGGACTCGACCAGAGCGGATGGACAAGAAACTGCTGGCAGTGCCGGCTGCCAACACGGTTCGCTTCCGCTGCCCAGCTGCTGGCAACCCCACTCCTTCCATCTCCTGGCTGAAGAACGGCAAGGAGTTCCGAGGGGAGCATCGCATTGGGGGCATCAAG CTGCGTCATCAGCAGTGGAGCCTGGTCATGGAGAGCGTGGTGCCCTCCGACCGCGGCAACTACACCTGCGTGGTGGAGAACAAGTTTGGCAGCATCCGGCAGACGTACACTCTGGACGTGCTGG AGCGCTCCCCGCACCGGCCCATCCTGCAGGCGGGGCTGCCAGCCAACCAGACAGCCGTGCTGGGCAGCGACGTGGAGTTCCACTGCAAGGTGTACAGTGATGCACAGCCCCACATCCAGTGGCTCAAGCACGTGGAGGTGAATGGCAGCAAGGTGGGCCCTGACGGCACGCCCTACGTCACCGTCCTCAAG ACGGCGGGCGCTAACACCACCGACAAGGAGCTAGAGGTTCTATCCTTGCGCAATGTCACCTTTGAGGACGCGGGGGAGTACACCTGCCTGGCGGGCAATTCTATCGGGTTTTCCCATCACTCTGCGTGGCTGGCGGTGCTGCCAG CGGAGGAGGAGCTGGCAGAGGCAGACGAGGCTGGCAGCGTGTATGCAGGCGTCCTCAGCTACGGGGTGGGCTTCTTCCTCTTCATCCTGCTGGTGGCAGCCGTAACGCTGTGCCGCCTGCGCAGCCCTCCCAAGAAGGGCCTGGGCTCCCCCACTGTGCACACGGTCTCCCGCTTCCCGCTCAAGCGACAG CAGGTATCCTTGGAGTCCAACTCGTCCATGAACTCCAACACACCGCTGGTCCGCATTGCCCGGCTGTCCTCGGGAGAAGGTCCCacgctggctaatgtttctgagCTTGAGTTACCTGCCGACCCCAAATGGGAGCTGTCCCGGGCCCG ATTGACCTTGGGCAAGCCTCTTGGAGAGGGCTGCTTTGGCCAGGTGGTCATGGCAGAGGCCATTGGCATCGACAAGGACCGTGCTGCCAGACCCGTCACAGTGGCGGTGAAAATGCTGAAAG ACGATGCCACTGACAAGGACCTGTCGGACCTGGTGTCGGAGATGGAGATGATGAAGATGATTGGGAGGCACAAGAACATCATCAACCTGCTGGGGGCCTGCACGCAGGGCG GGCCTCTGTACGTGCTGGTGGAGTACGCGGCCAAGGGCAACCTGAGGGAGTACCTTCGGGCGCGGAGGCCGCCGGGCATGGACTACTCcttccacacctgcaggctgcctGAGGAACagctcaccttcaaggacctggtGTCATGTGCCTACCAGGTGGCGCGGGGCATGGAGTATCTGGCATCCCAGAAG TGCATCCACAGAGACCTGGCTGCCCGCAACGTGCTGGTGACTGAGGACAACGTGATGAAGATAGCCGACTTTGGCCTGGCCCGTGATGTGCACAATCTCGACTACTATAAGAAGACCACCAAT GGCCGGCTGCCGGTGAAGTGGATGGCCCCCGAGGCCCTGTTTGATCGGGTCTACACCCACCAGAGTGATGT CTGGTCCTTTGGGGTCCTGCTCTGGGAGATCTTCACCCTGGGGGGCTCGCCGTACCCCGGCATACCCGTGGAGGAGCTTTTCAAGCTGCTGAAGGAGGGCCACCGCATGGACAGGCCAGCCAACTGCACACACGACCT GTACATGATCATGCGTGAGTGCTGGCACGCAGTGCCCTCCCAAAGGCCTACCTTCAAACAACTGGTTGAGGACCTGGACCGCATCCTCACCGTGACGTCCACTGAT GAGTACCTGGACCTGTCAGTGCCCTTTGAGCAGTACTCGCCAGGTGGCCAAGACACCCCCAGTTCCAGCTCCTCAGGGGACGACTCTGTGTTTACCCATGACCTGCTGCCCCCAGCTCCACCCAGCAATGTGGGCCCTCGGACGTGA